A genomic segment from Micropterus dolomieu isolate WLL.071019.BEF.003 ecotype Adirondacks linkage group LG03, ASM2129224v1, whole genome shotgun sequence encodes:
- the dctn3 gene encoding dynactin subunit 3, translating into MDKQSDTDNLEMRVQALESRIYGERRNKSGKPVKCAESLARIQAGLTNTANKRERVKILHKKIEDLLKYLDPQFTDHITVPDAMKLEFILAEEDFLLEQASMLEQVSNLQPLLDSTYIRDVPEHATKLQRLSQIHIKEQDQTEAQSLEVKKLFEEYNKMMFLLSKQFTQWDETLRKLEEAKGIRPVE; encoded by the exons ATGGATAAACAATCGGATACAGATAACTTGGAAATGCGTGTTCAGGCGCTGGAGAGTCGTATATACGGCGAGAGAAGAAACAAAAGTGGAAAACCCGTCAAG TGTGCTGAGTCTTTGGCCAGGATTCAGGCAGGTCTGACTAATACAGCCAACAAAAGAGAACGAGTAAAGATCCTGCATAAGAAGA TTGAGGACCTGCTGAAGTACCTGGACCCCCAGTTTACTGACCACATCACTGTACCTGATGCCATGAAGCTGGAGTTCATTCTCGCTG AGGAGGACTTCCTGCTGGAGCAGGCTTCTATGCTAGAGCAGGTCAGCAACTTGCAGCCGCTGCTGGACAGCACTTACATCAGAG ACGTACCAGAACACGCCACCAAGCTGCAGCGCCTGTCACAGATCCACATCAAAGAGCAG GACCAAACTGAGGCTCAGTCCCTGGAAGTGAAGAAGCTTTTTGAGGAATACAACAAAATG ATGTTCCTGCTGTCCAAGCAGTTCACCCAGTGGGACGAGACCCTGAGGAAGCTGGAGGAGGCCAAAGGCATTCGGCCAGTGGAGTAG